The nucleotide window GGTGAAGCCGTCGAGCCGTGGATGGGTGGCATGTCGTCGCCGTCGGCGCGTCAGACGGCGTCAGCGACCTTAGTGACGCCGCGCCGGTCCCTAACCCGGTGATCGAGGCGGTATGCGATCACGGCGAGGAGATCGCGTCCGAGCCTCTTCGCCGCGTGCTCGAGGGCCGTCGCGATGGAGTGCGTCGCATCGTCGGGCCGAAGACGACACCGGTTTCCGCGGCGCTGTATCGGTAGGAGATCGCCGTCGGCCCGGCGGTGCCCCGCTGCTCCCTAGCTCTCCGGATCGCGCCATGGGTACCGCGAATACAGTTTGGGAAGAGATTGACACTCGGCCAGCCGGTATCGGAAGCTGCCCAACACGCGGAAAGCAATTTGCCTTCGTATTCGCGACGAAACAGCACCATAGCGATGTCACTTTTGTGAAGCCCGTAGCTCTAAATCCGAATCGTCCCACCTCGAAATTTACGGTCAGCTGCGAAAGGTACTCGAATGAAAGCAACCCAACGGGAGGATCTCATGAAACAACTTGGCGGCAAGAGCCCCGTCATTCGCAGACTGCGGTACGAGATCGATGCGATTGCGCCAACCGAATCCTCGGTGTTGATCACCGGGGAAACGGGAACCGGAAAAGGGCTTGTCGCACGGCTGATTCACGACGCTTCGCGAAGAAGCGAAGGCCGCTTTGTGCACGTGGACTGCGCCTCTCTCGCCGAGAGCGTCATCGAGAGCGAGCTCTTCGGACACGAGCGTGGGGCCTTCACGGGCGCTATTGAGCGTCGACAAGGCCGCTTCGAACTCGCCGAGCGGGGGACTCTGTTTCTCGATGAGATCGGCGAGTTGGAGCCGCGGCTCCAAGCAAAGCTGCTCCGGGTGCTTCAAGATCGCGAGTACGAGCGCATTGGCGGAACACGCACACTCCAAATGACAGCGCGCGTCATCGCCGCGACCAACCAAGATCTACCTCAGGCCATTGCGGCCAAGAGGTTTCGGGCCGATCTCTACTATCGGCTCAAGGTCGTGTCCCTCTCGACACCCCCACTTCGGGAGCGTCCGGAGGACATCCCGCTTCTCCTCGATCGTTGCATCGAAGAGCTCGCCGAACGGCTGGGGGTCGAGGTGCCCTACCTGGACGAATCTTTTCTGGCGAGTCTTGCGCGACACAGCTGGCCCGGGAACGTACGAGAGCTCCTGAACGTGGTGGAGCGCGCGATGATCTTCGGACGCGAAGGGCGGCTTCGGGCGGACGAGATCGACCTGGGCGGACTTCATGACGAGGGCCCCCGTGGATTCGTCGCGGCCCAGGCGCCGCCTGCCGCGAGCGACCAGTTCAGCGAGGAGGTGCCCGCGCAAGGCGCGCGAGAGCGCCTAGTGGCCGCCCTGACTCAGACCGGCGGCAACGTCGCTCGTGCGGCCCGCCGCCTGGAAATGCCGCGAAGCACGCTTCGCTATCAGATCCAGGTCCACAGCCTGCAGGCCCTGATCCCGGGCGACTAATCGACGATTCCGCTCACAACGATCCACCCATCGGCCTGGAGGACGAAGCGCTTCCCCGAGCGCTTCGTCGACCAGATCCTCTACCCCTTCTGCCACCTTCGTCGAAAAAAGGCGGTTGGGGGCGGGGATAGCACAGTGAGCACAGCGGCAAGTGTACGTCGTCAAAGACGTCGGGATCAGTGGGCCTGATTTATAAGAGACACTTCCGGCGCGTTTGCCCGCCTACGCTGCGCGTAGATTCTGCCGCTTGCGACGGGCCATTGTCTTCTTCTTGATCTGTTCTCGGCGCGAGAGGATCGTGTCGCGCCGCCCATGATATGCATCAGCTGGAGTCACGTTGTCCAGTGACTCGTGGTAGCGCCGGTGGTTGTAGTGCTCGACGAAACAGCCAATCGCACGCTCGAGCTCCCACGGGCTATAGTAGTTGTCGAGCTTCACGACGTTCTTCATCGACAGGTGGTAGCGATCGATCTTGCCCTGCGTCTGCGGGTGGTGCGGCGCTCCTCGCGTGTGTTCCATCCCGTGGCGACCGAGGTAGGTCGCCAGATCGCCCGAGAG belongs to Candidatus Binatia bacterium and includes:
- a CDS encoding sigma-54 dependent transcriptional regulator produces the protein MKQLGGKSPVIRRLRYEIDAIAPTESSVLITGETGTGKGLVARLIHDASRRSEGRFVHVDCASLAESVIESELFGHERGAFTGAIERRQGRFELAERGTLFLDEIGELEPRLQAKLLRVLQDREYERIGGTRTLQMTARVIAATNQDLPQAIAAKRFRADLYYRLKVVSLSTPPLRERPEDIPLLLDRCIEELAERLGVEVPYLDESFLASLARHSWPGNVRELLNVVERAMIFGREGRLRADEIDLGGLHDEGPRGFVAAQAPPAASDQFSEEVPAQGARERLVAALTQTGGNVARAARRLEMPRSTLRYQIQVHSLQALIPGD